Proteins encoded by one window of Planctomycetia bacterium:
- the rplC gene encoding 50S ribosomal protein L3 has translation MTQVFGPAGEAVSVTVIEAGPCHVLQLRSKDRDGYEAVQLGFEDKPRRLAARSERGHVAKLESKRSKKLSAGGVELEGKAGCEPQRFIREIDLDGEHKVGDKLTVSVFGAVKAVDVTGITKGRGTSGVMRRHNFKGQRATHGVKKVHRHGGSTGNNTWPARVWKGKKMAGRYGAEQSTMRNIKVVRVDEENNLLLVHGAVPGPVGGYVLIRGTNMVR, from the coding sequence ATGACGCAAGTATTTGGACCCGCCGGAGAGGCGGTTTCCGTGACGGTGATCGAAGCCGGTCCCTGTCACGTGCTTCAATTGCGCTCGAAAGATCGCGATGGATATGAAGCGGTCCAGCTTGGTTTTGAAGACAAGCCGCGTCGGTTGGCCGCTCGTAGTGAGCGTGGTCATGTTGCGAAGCTCGAAAGCAAGCGGTCGAAAAAGCTCTCCGCCGGCGGCGTCGAGCTGGAAGGTAAGGCCGGCTGCGAGCCGCAACGCTTCATCCGCGAGATCGATCTCGACGGCGAGCATAAGGTCGGCGACAAGCTGACCGTATCCGTTTTCGGCGCCGTTAAGGCCGTCGATGTCACCGGCATCACCAAGGGTCGCGGCACCTCGGGCGTGATGCGTCGCCACAACTTCAAGGGCCAGCGTGCTACGCACGGCGTAAAGAAAGTGCATCGCCATGGCGGTTCGACCGGTAACAACACTTGGCCGGCCCGCGTTTGGAAGGGAAAGAAGATGGCCGGTCGCTACGGTGCCGAGCAAAGCACCATGCGCAACATCAAGGTCGTCCGTGTCGACGAAGAGAATAATCTCTTGCTTGTCCACGGCGCCGTTCCCGGCCCTGTCGGTGGTTATGTGCTGATTCGCGGCACGAATATGGTTCGCTAG
- the rpsJ gene encoding 30S ribosomal protein S10, with protein MAGTSNEIIRIRMEAYDHSVLDQSAAEIVDTAKRTGSEVHGPIPLPTRVERYTVLAGPHIDKKARQQYEIRTHKRLIDIVRSTAKTIEALNKLSLPAGVDIKIKASARH; from the coding sequence GTGGCCGGAACATCGAACGAAATTATTCGCATCCGTATGGAAGCCTACGACCACTCCGTGCTCGACCAGAGCGCGGCGGAGATCGTCGACACGGCCAAGCGGACCGGCTCGGAAGTGCATGGCCCGATCCCGTTGCCGACCCGCGTCGAGCGCTATACGGTGCTCGCCGGTCCGCATATCGATAAGAAGGCTCGTCAGCAGTACGAAATTCGAACGCACAAGCGTTTGATCGACATCGTTCGCTCGACGGCGAAGACGATCGAGGCTTTGAATAAGCTCAGCTTGCCGGCTGGTGTCGACATTAAGATCAAGGCTTCGGCCCGTCACTAG